The following are from one region of the Candidatus Methylomirabilota bacterium genome:
- a CDS encoding prolipoprotein diacylglyceryl transferase — translation MFASPGPLVLQIGPISIRWYGLLFAVAVLLGTWLAQREAARRGEDPEQLLNVIVYGVMWGLLGARLYYVLFNWGYYSQNPLKILAVWEGGLAIHGGLLAGGLAAIIYSVRKKLPVLAYLDIMALSAPLGQAIGRWGNFFNQEAFGIPTDVPWKLYIEPYHRPPHLAAYEYFHPTFLYESLWNILVFAILYFLLRKRLEPTRGALTLCYLGLYSVGRFFIEGFRIDSLMLGPVRAAQIMSLVLIVLSGAGLAWLRAAARRSRRS, via the coding sequence ATGTTCGCATCGCCAGGTCCGTTGGTTCTGCAGATCGGCCCGATTTCCATTCGTTGGTACGGCCTGCTCTTCGCCGTCGCGGTCTTACTCGGGACCTGGTTGGCGCAGCGCGAGGCGGCCCGTCGTGGGGAGGATCCGGAACAACTCTTGAACGTGATTGTGTACGGCGTGATGTGGGGTCTGCTGGGCGCGCGGCTCTACTACGTCCTGTTCAACTGGGGCTATTATAGTCAGAATCCGCTGAAGATCCTGGCGGTGTGGGAAGGGGGCCTGGCGATCCACGGCGGCCTGCTGGCGGGGGGGCTAGCCGCGATCATCTATTCGGTCAGGAAGAAACTCCCCGTGTTGGCTTACCTGGACATCATGGCGCTTTCGGCTCCGCTCGGACAGGCGATCGGACGGTGGGGCAATTTTTTTAATCAGGAGGCCTTCGGAATTCCAACTGACGTGCCGTGGAAACTGTACATTGAGCCGTACCACCGGCCGCCCCATCTGGCCGCTTACGAGTATTTTCACCCGACGTTTCTGTACGAATCGCTCTGGAATATCCTGGTTTTTGCGATCCTCTACTTCCTGCTTCGCAAGCGCCTGGAACCGACTCGCGGCGCACTGACGCTCTGTTATCTTGGACTGTATTCTGTGGGGCGGTTCTTTATTGAAGGATTTCGAATCGACAGTTTGATGTTGGGACCTGTACGCGCGGCCCAGATCATGAGTCTGGTACTGATTGTGCTCTCGGGAGCGGGACTTGCCTGGTTGCGTGCGGCCGCCAGGCGCTCTCGGCGCTCTTAA
- the otsB gene encoding trehalose-phosphatase codes for MKQLKTQWPRVAAEIVSSSHVLVLVDYDCTLMRMTPTSDRATLPASIRSVLRALSRHPRMTIGVISERPVAELRRRVGVRNLIYIGNHGQRVWRVGRQAEVIVPQSFQKTVACIRSKLASVAADIPGALVQAKGLSISLHYRLVATELESCLMGRFASEILPLARASELAVLYGRKVIELCPRVKWIKDHAALWLMKDIHRHSVLPIYIGDDHTDGGACGVLADSITIRVGARAESQAHYYVRDVGEVVALFQWMMATCSTG; via the coding sequence ATGAAACAGCTCAAAACACAGTGGCCGCGGGTCGCGGCGGAAATCGTGAGCAGCAGTCACGTGTTGGTGCTCGTGGATTACGACTGCACGCTGATGCGGATGACTCCCACCTCAGACCGGGCAACGCTTCCTGCTTCGATCCGGTCGGTGCTCCGAGCGCTTTCACGCCATCCTCGAATGACGATCGGCGTGATCAGCGAGCGACCAGTCGCCGAACTGCGGCGGCGGGTTGGGGTACGAAACCTGATCTATATCGGCAATCATGGACAAAGGGTGTGGCGAGTTGGTCGTCAGGCTGAGGTTATCGTGCCGCAATCTTTTCAGAAAACAGTCGCCTGTATTCGGTCGAAGCTCGCCAGTGTCGCAGCAGATATCCCTGGGGCGCTCGTCCAGGCCAAAGGCCTGTCAATCAGTCTGCATTACCGGTTGGTGGCGACCGAACTGGAGAGTTGTCTCATGGGGAGATTCGCATCTGAAATACTTCCCCTTGCTCGCGCTTCGGAACTGGCAGTGCTTTACGGAAGGAAGGTTATCGAACTCTGTCCCAGAGTCAAGTGGATAAAAGATCATGCCGCGCTGTGGTTGATGAAGGACATTCACCGACACTCGGTCCTGCCGATATATATCGGCGACGATCACACTGATGGAGGTGCATGCGGGGTGTTGGCCGATAGCATCACGATACGGGTTGGCGCCCGTGCGGAATCACAGGCTCACTATTATGTGCGGGATGTGGGGGAGGTGGTGGCGTTGTTTCAATGGATGATGGCAACCTGTTCAACAGGATAG
- a CDS encoding ribonuclease BN, whose amino-acid sequence MLDKVNKLLHYDVWASELDRLAPWARAGVRLLRIINVAGSEFRENLLSNRAAGLVYTTMLSLVPFLAVMFSVLKGFGVHQQIEPFLDQALEPLGERGHEVTMQIIGFVNNLKVGVLGAAGVATLFWTTFSAIHQIEDAFNAIWRVRQSRSLGRKFRDYLSVVLVGPVLVFAAFTMIASAQSHWLVQRVLEIQPFGYLIVLGAKILPFAILCGTFSFLYALLPNTQVRLTSALVGGLTAGGLWQLAGTAFTSFVAESGRYSAIYSGFAIVILFLLWLYITWIIVLLGAQVAYFYQHQSAYLSGVVRRQRTHEFREWAALTVLAEITRRHLAGQPPAGTAELVFKLDIPLGVVEELTEEFVRGRLLLRTEDPPGFTLGRPPEYVPIFEILALVRTSRPGAAADVAMTGPVAAALRRREDATRLALQGVTLRSLAAEGPPEAINGLLLR is encoded by the coding sequence ATGCTGGACAAGGTGAACAAGCTGCTCCACTACGACGTGTGGGCGTCCGAGTTGGATCGTCTGGCGCCATGGGCGCGCGCAGGGGTCCGCCTGCTGCGCATCATCAACGTGGCCGGGTCGGAGTTCCGTGAGAACCTGCTCAGCAACCGGGCGGCCGGCCTGGTCTATACCACCATGCTTTCCCTCGTGCCCTTTTTGGCCGTGATGTTCTCTGTGCTGAAGGGCTTCGGCGTGCACCAGCAGATCGAGCCGTTTCTGGATCAGGCCCTGGAGCCACTTGGCGAACGGGGCCACGAGGTCACCATGCAGATCATCGGCTTTGTCAACAATCTCAAGGTCGGTGTGCTTGGGGCTGCCGGTGTGGCGACGTTGTTCTGGACGACGTTTTCGGCGATCCATCAGATCGAAGACGCCTTCAATGCGATCTGGCGCGTGCGCCAGTCCCGTTCCCTTGGCCGTAAGTTCAGAGATTATCTCAGTGTCGTGCTGGTCGGCCCCGTCCTGGTCTTTGCCGCGTTCACGATGATCGCCTCGGCGCAGAGTCATTGGCTGGTTCAGCGCGTGCTGGAGATTCAGCCGTTCGGGTATCTGATTGTACTCGGCGCGAAGATCCTGCCTTTTGCGATCCTGTGCGGCACGTTTAGTTTCTTGTACGCATTACTCCCCAATACACAGGTCAGACTCACCTCGGCGCTTGTCGGCGGACTGACGGCAGGCGGTTTGTGGCAGCTCGCGGGAACGGCGTTTACCTCGTTCGTGGCCGAGTCCGGGAGGTACAGCGCGATCTACTCCGGTTTTGCGATCGTAATCCTGTTCCTGCTCTGGCTGTACATCACCTGGATTATTGTGCTGCTCGGCGCACAGGTGGCGTATTTCTACCAGCACCAATCGGCCTATCTCAGCGGTGTCGTCCGGCGCCAACGGACCCACGAGTTTCGCGAATGGGCGGCCTTAACGGTACTTGCCGAAATTACGCGGCGCCACCTGGCCGGGCAGCCGCCCGCCGGAACCGCGGAGTTGGTCTTCAAACTGGATATTCCCCTCGGGGTAGTCGAAGAACTGACGGAAGAGTTTGTCCGCGGCCGGCTGCTGCTTCGTACGGAGGACCCTCCCGGGTTCACTTTAGGCCGGCCGCCCGAATATGTGCCCATCTTCGAAATCCTGGCACTGGTCCGAACCTCCCGGCCAGGCGCGGCGGCCGACGTCGCCATGACCGGTCCTGTCGCTGCGGCGTTGCGGCGGCGGGAGGACGCGACGCGGCTTGCGCTGCAAGGGGTGACCTTGCGTTCTCTGGCCGCAGAGGGGCCGCCCGAGGCGATCAACGGTCTTCTCCTTCGTTGA
- a CDS encoding ABC transporter ATP-binding protein, which translates to MAIVEIYRVTKQFGSVLAVDGVNLTVNDGEFFVLLGSSGCGKSTLLRLIAGIESPTGGEIRIGGRLVNDLPPQARQVAMVFQSYALYPHMTVGRNIGFPLTVQGLRTAAIREKVQRAAAMFGIEQLLDRKPRQLSGGERQRVALARALVREPAVFLLDEPLSNLDARLRTAAREELLQLQRQIGTTTIYVTHDQVEAMALADRIAVMDTGQVRQIGTPREIYHEPADTFVAGFLGSPPMNLVAYGDEIIGLRPEQLLPKEAYRGHGRPVSFRLRVTRVEDLGAERIVYGCLEEQLGNARVSARLSPDIAISFQQGKDYEFVIEETALRLFDRATGLRIGTTGVIDTRRGDSMLVQ; encoded by the coding sequence ATGGCCATAGTTGAGATATATCGAGTCACAAAGCAATTCGGATCAGTTCTGGCCGTAGATGGGGTGAACCTGACCGTCAACGATGGCGAATTCTTTGTCCTGCTCGGCTCGTCAGGGTGTGGGAAGTCCACCCTGCTCCGCCTCATCGCCGGTATAGAGTCGCCCACCGGCGGCGAGATTCGCATCGGAGGACGGCTGGTGAACGATCTCCCTCCACAGGCGAGGCAAGTCGCTATGGTCTTCCAGAGCTACGCGCTCTATCCTCATATGACGGTCGGCAGGAACATTGGGTTCCCTCTCACGGTGCAGGGATTAAGAACCGCAGCTATTAGAGAGAAGGTCCAGCGGGCTGCCGCCATGTTCGGAATCGAACAGTTACTCGATCGGAAGCCTCGTCAGCTTTCAGGGGGCGAGCGGCAACGGGTAGCCCTGGCGCGGGCGCTGGTTCGAGAGCCGGCGGTATTTCTGCTCGATGAACCACTCTCAAACCTCGATGCGCGGCTCCGGACCGCTGCCCGAGAGGAGCTTCTGCAGTTGCAACGGCAAATCGGGACCACCACCATCTATGTCACACACGACCAGGTGGAGGCCATGGCCTTGGCGGACCGGATTGCCGTGATGGATACCGGACAAGTCAGGCAGATCGGTACGCCTCGAGAGATCTATCACGAACCGGCCGACACCTTTGTAGCCGGCTTCCTTGGATCACCTCCGATGAACCTCGTGGCGTATGGGGATGAGATCATCGGTCTCCGTCCCGAGCAGCTTCTCCCGAAAGAGGCCTATCGGGGACACGGCAGGCCGGTATCCTTTCGGCTTAGGGTAACGCGGGTGGAGGACCTGGGGGCCGAACGCATCGTCTACGGCTGCTTAGAGGAGCAGCTCGGAAACGCCCGCGTGTCGGCTCGGCTATCGCCAGATATCGCGATCTCCTTCCAACAGGGCAAAGATTACGAATTCGTCATCGAGGAAACAGCGCTGCGACTTTTCGATCGAGCGACCGGGCTCAGAATCGGGACTACCGGCGTGATTGATACGCGAAGAGGTGACTCGATGCTTGTACAATAG
- a CDS encoding DNA-binding response regulator, with product MEIQADMKRIRVLLLDDHILFREGLSRLLQSEPDFDIAGVCGTSAEALEILSRFPVDVVLLDFDLGEDYGNLFISFAREGGYAGKILMVTAGMNAAESSAALKLGASGIFLKHSPPDALVTAIRRVVRGEAWVDQRVIQLMADAVNQPEEQEGHKRLTEREEQVLQAVFEGLTNKEAATKLGVTESAVKATLQHLFQKTGVRTRSQLVRVAIEGSRRTERKF from the coding sequence ATGGAAATACAGGCAGACATGAAGCGAATACGGGTGCTGTTGCTTGACGACCACATCCTGTTTCGAGAGGGCTTGAGCCGGCTTCTGCAATCGGAGCCCGATTTCGACATAGCAGGAGTCTGCGGTACCTCTGCCGAGGCGCTTGAGATCCTGAGCCGCTTCCCTGTTGATGTCGTCTTGTTGGACTTTGACCTCGGAGAGGATTATGGAAATCTGTTTATCTCATTCGCTCGCGAGGGAGGGTATGCAGGGAAAATCTTAATGGTCACGGCGGGGATGAACGCCGCAGAATCCTCAGCCGCGTTGAAACTCGGCGCATCGGGTATCTTTCTTAAGCACAGTCCGCCCGATGCCCTTGTCACAGCCATACGGCGAGTCGTGAGAGGAGAGGCGTGGGTCGATCAGAGGGTTATCCAACTCATGGCCGATGCGGTGAATCAGCCTGAGGAACAAGAGGGTCACAAGCGCCTCACCGAACGAGAGGAACAGGTGCTTCAGGCCGTATTTGAGGGTCTCACGAATAAGGAAGCCGCTACCAAACTAGGAGTGACGGAAAGCGCAGTGAAAGCGACGCTACAGCATTTATTTCAAAAGACCGGCGTGCGGACGCGCAGTCAGCTTGTCCGGGTGGCGATTGAGGGCTCTCGCCGAACTGAGAGGAAGTTCTGA
- a CDS encoding cation transporter: protein MTLSEIAVIIGLGLIMGMVLVLPFSVRWVEEELEVFLLVMGCLAVTMSGLWSRHLIGEVLTEPIKISAAVLVFGVLFRQCRDFIRHRVSRLARGVGLPYFLFTLVVGLGIISSVVTAIIAALILVEVISGLRMERDKERSIVIVACYSIGLGAVLTPIGEPLSTIATAKLSGPPHSAGFFFLAKLLWPWVVAGILFLGLLAAGFGGRQVSTAESLTEDVPESYLTITLRAVRVYAFVAALLLLGHGFAPVVDRYLVVMPESVLYWVNMVSAVLDNATLAAAEISPLMSVSKIQFLVMGLLISGGMLIPGNIPNIICAGKLGIKSREWARLGVPLGLILLLLYFILLQIAPGSIGPSPA from the coding sequence ATGACATTGTCAGAGATTGCGGTCATCATCGGCCTGGGACTGATCATGGGGATGGTGCTGGTTCTGCCTTTCTCCGTCCGTTGGGTGGAGGAGGAGCTCGAGGTATTCCTCCTGGTTATGGGATGCCTGGCTGTGACGATGAGCGGGCTGTGGAGCCGGCATCTGATCGGAGAGGTGCTGACCGAGCCAATAAAGATCTCAGCCGCTGTTCTTGTCTTTGGAGTGCTCTTTCGCCAGTGCCGGGACTTCATACGACATCGGGTCTCGCGGTTGGCGCGTGGGGTGGGCTTGCCGTATTTTCTGTTTACGTTGGTGGTCGGGTTGGGGATCATCTCGAGCGTCGTCACCGCCATTATTGCCGCACTGATCTTGGTGGAGGTGATTTCAGGGCTTCGCATGGAAAGGGACAAGGAACGCTCGATCGTCATTGTCGCTTGCTATTCCATCGGCTTGGGGGCGGTGCTCACGCCCATCGGGGAACCGCTATCCACCATTGCGACGGCCAAACTCTCTGGTCCTCCGCACTCTGCCGGATTCTTCTTTTTGGCAAAGCTCCTTTGGCCATGGGTAGTCGCGGGGATTCTCTTCTTGGGACTACTCGCGGCCGGATTTGGGGGTCGTCAGGTCAGCACGGCGGAAAGTCTGACCGAGGATGTTCCTGAAAGTTACCTGACCATCACTCTTCGAGCGGTAAGGGTCTACGCCTTCGTTGCGGCCCTCCTGCTGCTCGGGCACGGCTTCGCACCTGTGGTCGATCGGTATCTCGTTGTGATGCCTGAGTCCGTGCTGTACTGGGTAAATATGGTATCGGCCGTCCTGGATAACGCCACACTGGCGGCTGCCGAAATCTCGCCTCTCATGAGCGTGTCGAAGATCCAGTTCCTTGTGATGGGGCTGTTGATTTCCGGCGGCATGCTCATACCCGGCAACATCCCCAATATCATCTGTGCCGGCAAACTTGGTATCAAAAGCCGGGAATGGGCGAGGCTTGGCGTGCCCCTGGGCCTAATCCTGCTGCTCTTGTACTTTATCCTCCTGCAAATTGCGCCTGGCAGCATCGGTCCCTCCCCTGCTTGA